One window of the Lactococcus lactis genome contains the following:
- a CDS encoding phage tail tape measure protein, whose translation MESFSVQAYLKATDNNFVSTFKNAAKEVQNFQNNTNSTMSTVGQVTTSAGKTLTKAVTVPIIGIGVAAAKVGGDFESQMSRVKAISGATGSSFEELRQQAIDLGAKTAFSAKESATGMENLASAGFNTKEIMAAMPGLLDLAAVSGGDVAMASENAATALRGFNLDASQSGHVADVFAKAAADTNAEVGDMGEAMKYIAPVANSMGFSIEEVSAAIGIMSDAGIKGSQAGTSLRGALSRLAKPTDEMQSKMDELGLSFYDSEGKMKPLKDQIGMLKDAFKGLTPEQQQNALVTLYGQESLSGMMALIDKGPDKLGKLTDSLKNSDGAADKMAKTMQDNMNSSLEQMMGALESAAIVVQKILAPAVRKVADSISGLVDKFVSAPEPVQKMIVTIGLIVAAIGPLLVIFGQAVLVLQRVKVGFLALRSGLALIGSGFTAISLPVLGIIAAIAAVIAIGILVYKNWDKISKFGKEVWANVKKFASDAAEAIKEKWGDITQWFSNTWKSIKEGAKGLWDGTIQGAKDAVDSVKNAWNGIKEWFANLWKGTTSGLTSAWNSVTTTLAPFVETIKTIFQPMLEFFSGLWDQVKTIFGSAWEIIKTVVMGPVLLLIDLITGDFNQFKEDFGMLWQTLATAIQTIVQTFVNIVVGFYSSFFQTVVNIWTTIVNTIQSLWGAFTTWVVNMAKSIVDGIVNGWNSFKQGTVDLWNATVQWVKDTWASFKQWVIDSANAIVNGVKQGWENLKQGTIDLWNGMINGLKGIWDGLKQSVSDLIDNVKTTFNNLKNINLLDIGKAIIDGLVKGLKKKWEDGMKFISGIGKWIREHKGPIRKDRKLLTPAGNAIMTGLNSGLTGGFRDVQSNVSGMGDMIANAINSDYSVDIGANVAAANRSISSQVSHDVNLNQGKQPASFTVKLGNQIFKAFVDDISNAQGQAINLNMGF comes from the coding sequence ATGGAATCTTTTAGTGTACAAGCCTATTTGAAGGCTACCGATAATAATTTTGTTAGTACATTTAAAAACGCTGCTAAAGAAGTTCAAAATTTCCAAAATAATACTAATAGTACGATGTCTACAGTAGGGCAAGTTACTACATCAGCAGGTAAAACTTTGACTAAAGCAGTTACAGTTCCAATTATAGGAATTGGAGTTGCAGCCGCAAAAGTTGGTGGAGATTTTGAATCTCAAATGAGCCGTGTTAAAGCCATTTCTGGTGCAACAGGTTCGTCTTTTGAAGAACTTAGACAACAAGCGATTGACTTAGGAGCAAAAACAGCATTTAGTGCAAAAGAGTCAGCCACTGGCATGGAAAATTTAGCTTCTGCTGGTTTTAACACCAAAGAAATAATGGCAGCAATGCCGGGTCTTTTAGACTTAGCGGCTGTATCTGGTGGAGATGTTGCAATGGCATCTGAAAATGCTGCCACCGCTTTAAGAGGATTTAATCTTGATGCTAGTCAATCTGGCCATGTAGCTGATGTTTTTGCAAAAGCTGCCGCAGATACTAATGCAGAAGTTGGAGATATGGGAGAAGCGATGAAATATATCGCTCCCGTTGCTAATTCTATGGGTTTTTCAATTGAAGAAGTATCTGCAGCAATCGGTATAATGTCAGATGCAGGTATTAAAGGTTCTCAAGCTGGTACTTCACTTCGTGGAGCGCTTTCTAGGTTAGCAAAACCGACTGATGAAATGCAATCAAAAATGGATGAACTTGGTCTATCATTTTATGATTCAGAAGGTAAAATGAAACCTTTGAAAGACCAAATTGGCATGTTAAAAGATGCCTTTAAAGGTTTAACGCCCGAGCAACAACAAAACGCTTTAGTCACACTATACGGGCAAGAATCATTATCTGGAATGATGGCATTAATTGATAAAGGGCCAGATAAGCTAGGAAAATTAACTGATTCTCTTAAAAATTCAGACGGTGCTGCTGACAAAATGGCTAAAACTATGCAGGATAATATGAACTCATCATTAGAACAAATGATGGGAGCATTAGAATCTGCAGCTATTGTTGTTCAAAAGATTTTAGCTCCAGCAGTTAGGAAAGTTGCTGATTCAATTTCAGGATTAGTTGATAAATTTGTTTCTGCTCCTGAGCCTGTACAAAAAATGATAGTTACAATTGGGCTGATAGTAGCTGCAATTGGACCTTTATTGGTAATATTTGGGCAAGCTGTTCTTGTTCTACAAAGAGTAAAAGTCGGCTTTCTAGCCTTGCGTTCTGGACTTGCTCTAATTGGTAGTGGTTTTACTGCTATTTCTTTACCTGTTTTGGGAATAATCGCTGCCATAGCGGCTGTTATAGCTATAGGAATTTTAGTTTATAAAAATTGGGATAAAATTTCTAAATTCGGGAAAGAAGTATGGGCAAATGTGAAGAAATTTGCGTCCGATGCAGCCGAAGCAATCAAAGAGAAATGGGGAGACATTACTCAATGGTTCAGTAATACATGGAAAAGCATAAAAGAAGGCGCTAAAGGACTTTGGGATGGAACAATCCAAGGCGCAAAAGATGCCGTTGATAGTGTTAAAAACGCTTGGAATGGCATTAAGGAGTGGTTCGCTAATCTTTGGAAAGGTACGACAAGCGGGTTAACTAGCGCTTGGAATAGCGTTACAACAACCTTAGCTCCATTCGTTGAAACAATCAAAACAATCTTTCAACCAATGCTTGAATTTTTTAGTGGATTATGGGATCAAGTTAAAACTATCTTTGGTTCAGCTTGGGAGATTATTAAAACGGTTGTTATGGGCCCTGTTTTACTACTCATTGATTTAATCACTGGGGACTTTAACCAATTCAAAGAAGATTTTGGAATGCTTTGGCAAACACTAGCAACAGCGATTCAAACAATAGTCCAAACTTTTGTGAATATCGTAGTTGGATTTTACAGTTCATTTTTCCAAACTGTAGTTAATATCTGGACAACAATTGTAAACACAATCCAAAGTCTTTGGGGAGCTTTCACAACATGGGTCGTTAATATGGCTAAGTCTATTGTTGACGGAATTGTTAATGGTTGGAATTCATTTAAACAAGGTACCGTTGATTTATGGAACGCAACTGTTCAATGGGTCAAGGACACTTGGGCTTCATTTAAGCAGTGGGTTATTGATTCTGCTAATGCTATTGTGAACGGAGTCAAACAAGGTTGGGAAAACTTGAAACAAGGAACAATTGACTTGTGGAACGGAATGATTAACGGACTCAAAGGAATTTGGGATGGTTTGAAACAAAGTGTTAGTGATTTGATTGATAATGTAAAAACGACATTTAACAATCTAAAAAATATAAACTTGCTAGATATTGGTAAAGCCATCATTGATGGACTTGTAAAAGGTTTGAAGAAAAAGTGGGAAGATGGAATGAAATTTATCAGTGGAATTGGTAAGTGGATTCGTGAGCATAAAGGGCCAATCCGTAAGGATAGAAAACTTTTAACTCCTGCTGGTAATGCCATTATGACTGGTTTGAATTCTGGTTTAACTGGAGGTTTCCGTGATGTTCAATCTAATGTTTCGGGAATGGGGGATATGATTGCTAATGCAATTAATTCTGACTATTCTGTGGATATTGGGGCGAACGTTGCGGCTGCTAACCGCTCAATTAGTAGTCAAGTTTCTCATGATGTGAATCTTAACCAAGGCAAACAGCCAGCTTCATTCACTGTGAAGCTTGGGAATCAAATCTTTAAAGCCTTTGTGGATGACATTTCTAATGCACAGGGTCAAGCAATTAACTTAAATATGGGATTTTAG
- a CDS encoding tail assembly chaperone produces the protein MELTIKGKQVHFKFGVKFVRELDKNLVIEQNGVSFGLALAVKIIPELEMANIATLSNVLFLGNRTETPKLSQGDIDDFIDECEDIEKLFDDVLKEITESNTGKLIKAKMTK, from the coding sequence ATGGAATTAACAATTAAAGGTAAACAAGTTCATTTTAAATTCGGAGTAAAGTTTGTACGTGAACTAGATAAAAATTTAGTAATTGAACAGAATGGCGTATCTTTTGGTCTGGCACTTGCTGTTAAAATCATTCCTGAACTAGAAATGGCTAACATTGCAACTTTATCGAATGTATTATTTTTAGGAAATCGAACAGAAACGCCTAAACTTTCTCAAGGCGATATTGATGATTTTATTGATGAATGCGAAGATATTGAAAAATTATTTGATGATGTTTTGAAAGAAATTACTGAAAGCAATACGGGGAAGTTAATCAAAGCAAAAATGACCAAATAG
- a CDS encoding phage major tail protein, TP901-1 family: MAELIAKQGKDIILLYRLLSKATKEAAWKLAFQTEHSNEKTRDYNTTATKDGTIGSLAAIEYSLSATSIAANGDPHLGEMDDAMDNGDIIEVWEIDKAEKGSDGKYKAKYLRAYLTSFSYEPNSEDALELSLEFGVFGKPQKGQATLTEEQANVVQYVFKDTVAG; this comes from the coding sequence ATGGCAGAATTAATAGCCAAACAGGGTAAAGATATTATCTTGCTCTATCGTTTGCTTAGTAAAGCAACAAAAGAAGCCGCTTGGAAACTTGCATTCCAAACAGAACACTCGAATGAAAAAACTCGAGATTACAACACTACAGCTACCAAAGATGGGACAATAGGTTCTCTTGCAGCAATTGAATACAGTTTATCTGCCACATCTATTGCAGCAAATGGTGACCCACATCTTGGCGAAATGGATGACGCCATGGATAATGGCGATATTATTGAAGTGTGGGAAATTGATAAAGCTGAAAAAGGATCTGATGGAAAGTACAAAGCGAAATATCTTCGTGCTTATCTCACAAGTTTCTCTTATGAACCTAACTCAGAAGATGCGCTTGAATTGAGTTTAGAATTTGGAGTGTTTGGTAAACCTCAAAAGGGCCAAGCCACACTAACTGAAGAACAAGCTAATGTTGTTCAGTATGTATTCAAAGATACTGTTGCGGGATAA
- a CDS encoding HK97-gp10 family putative phage morphogenesis protein, whose product MKSSLSIKGIDQLVKHLDKAASLKDVQQVVKSNTSNMTANMQKLAPVDTGYMKRSIKMELTEGGFSGQAGPHTDYSAYVEYGTRFQSAQPFVKPAYNEQKGLFIKDLERLLK is encoded by the coding sequence ATGAAATCTAGCTTATCTATAAAAGGGATTGACCAGCTTGTAAAGCATTTGGATAAAGCAGCTTCTTTAAAGGATGTTCAACAAGTTGTAAAGTCTAACACTTCAAATATGACAGCGAATATGCAGAAACTCGCTCCAGTTGATACCGGATATATGAAACGATCCATAAAAATGGAGTTGACAGAAGGTGGATTCAGCGGACAAGCTGGACCACACACAGATTATTCCGCATACGTTGAATACGGAACACGTTTTCAATCTGCTCAACCCTTTGTAAAGCCTGCTTATAATGAGCAAAAAGGTCTTTTCATTAAAGATTTAGAAAGGTTGCTGAAATGA
- a CDS encoding phage head-tail connector protein, with translation MAITDDLKKLLGGSSDERLEVIEKRTRERLLLILGSDIEEVPPELEYVVLDVSLKRFNRIGQEGMQSYSQEGLSMTFSESDFDEYADEIESWRKSKETEGNKKIGRFRLY, from the coding sequence ATGGCTATCACTGATGATTTAAAAAAGCTTTTGGGCGGTTCATCGGATGAGCGCTTGGAAGTAATCGAAAAACGCACTCGTGAACGTCTATTGCTTATTCTTGGTTCTGACATTGAAGAAGTACCGCCAGAACTCGAATATGTTGTTTTGGACGTTTCCTTGAAGCGTTTTAACCGTATCGGACAAGAAGGCATGCAGTCCTACTCACAAGAAGGATTAAGCATGACATTTTCAGAATCTGATTTTGATGAGTATGCTGATGAAATTGAATCGTGGCGAAAATCTAAAGAAACAGAAGGAAATAAAAAAATTGGGAGGTTCAGATTGTATTGA
- a CDS encoding Ig-like domain-containing protein, which translates to MAPKSVTLNKTTLSLAVGANETLTATVLPVDADDKTVTFASSEPTIATVTPKQGNVVGKAEGKTKITGTTANGLTVTCDVTVTSV; encoded by the coding sequence ATTGCCCCTAAGAGCGTAACGTTAAATAAAACAACGTTATCGCTTGCAGTTGGGGCAAACGAAACATTGACAGCAACTGTCTTACCAGTAGATGCAGATGATAAAACAGTAACCTTTGCTTCAAGTGAACCTACAATTGCTACGGTAACACCGAAACAAGGGAATGTAGTTGGTAAAGCTGAAGGTAAAACGAAAATTACTGGAACAACAGCTAACGGATTAACTGTTACATGCGATGTTACCGTAACTTCTGTATAA
- a CDS encoding DUF4355 domain-containing protein: MEQTELLPLNLQTFAEEAADETSEAGSETETETNEEEQQEQSTDNDKIVGKLQKRIGKEQAEKNETKTQLDQALARIEELEKGGKKSVKEKSDEEKAAELQKAKDDEIASLKAQIKISNITSQADEVLKESGIALSAAELGLLVDVDEEKTYSNVKTFLNLLDNQRSQWEKARNTGTTPKRVPGNTDVDVFKQAAAKY, from the coding sequence ATGGAACAAACAGAACTTTTACCCCTTAATTTGCAAACGTTCGCAGAAGAAGCAGCCGATGAGACGTCTGAAGCTGGTTCAGAAACTGAAACAGAAACGAATGAAGAAGAGCAACAAGAACAATCAACTGACAATGACAAAATTGTCGGAAAGCTTCAAAAACGAATCGGCAAAGAACAAGCTGAAAAAAATGAAACAAAAACACAGCTTGACCAAGCGCTGGCTCGTATCGAAGAACTTGAAAAAGGTGGCAAAAAGTCAGTCAAAGAAAAATCTGACGAAGAAAAAGCTGCCGAACTTCAAAAAGCTAAAGACGATGAAATCGCAAGCCTTAAAGCACAAATCAAAATTTCAAACATTACCAGCCAAGCTGATGAAGTATTGAAAGAAAGTGGAATTGCTTTGAGTGCTGCTGAATTAGGATTGTTAGTTGATGTTGACGAAGAAAAAACTTACAGTAATGTAAAAACTTTCCTCAATTTACTTGATAATCAACGCTCACAGTGGGAAAAAGCACGAAACACAGGGACAACGCCTAAACGTGTTCCTGGTAACACTGATGTCGATGTTTTTAAACAAGCGGCAGCCAAATATTAA
- a CDS encoding minor capsid protein yields the protein MRTPDYWIKREQAWQAQQIKDDTKRMKQIMDKLFEAQEAIQKEINANWQNFANGQGISISEAMKRADKMDVKAFANKAKKYVEEKDFSHQANQVLKLYNLTMRVNRLELLKANIGLELISVFDDLDKYFSKNLTGAALTEFERQAGILGLSVPKGGYTILIESVLNGSYKVEGFASFSDKLWQYQFELKADIEKLLIRSVTGGINPKALAPQLKRLMTEKGKLNATYNAQRLLVSETTRIQTAIQEESYKKADIDSYEYIAEPSACPICGALNGKIFKLKDMSPGVNAPNMHPFCRCSTAPHVDDKGLWDDLLDRKVISQDEYKQAFDDRTEADKAIEELRRKRKG from the coding sequence ATGAGAACTCCCGACTATTGGATAAAACGTGAGCAAGCGTGGCAGGCGCAACAAATCAAAGATGATACCAAACGCATGAAGCAAATCATGGATAAGCTATTTGAAGCTCAAGAAGCCATTCAAAAAGAAATCAATGCCAACTGGCAGAACTTTGCGAATGGGCAAGGGATTTCTATCAGTGAAGCCATGAAACGTGCGGATAAAATGGATGTCAAAGCATTTGCCAATAAAGCTAAGAAATACGTAGAAGAAAAAGACTTTTCGCACCAAGCAAATCAAGTGTTGAAACTTTATAACTTGACCATGAGAGTGAATCGTTTAGAACTCCTGAAAGCAAATATTGGTCTGGAGCTTATTTCTGTATTTGACGATTTGGACAAATATTTCTCAAAGAATTTGACTGGTGCAGCTCTCACAGAATTTGAAAGACAAGCCGGAATTCTTGGTTTAAGCGTTCCTAAAGGTGGGTACACAATCTTAATTGAATCAGTGCTAAATGGAAGTTATAAAGTCGAAGGATTTGCCAGTTTCTCTGACAAGCTTTGGCAGTATCAATTTGAATTGAAAGCTGATATTGAAAAACTTCTCATTCGTTCAGTAACTGGTGGAATCAATCCAAAAGCACTAGCCCCACAACTAAAAAGGCTAATGACAGAAAAGGGAAAGCTCAATGCCACTTACAACGCCCAACGATTGCTAGTTTCAGAAACAACGAGAATTCAAACAGCTATTCAAGAAGAAAGCTATAAAAAAGCCGATATTGATAGCTATGAGTATATTGCTGAACCATCAGCTTGCCCTATCTGTGGAGCATTGAATGGTAAAATATTCAAACTTAAAGATATGTCGCCAGGAGTCAATGCTCCTAATATGCATCCGTTTTGTAGATGTAGCACCGCACCGCATGTTGATGATAAAGGTTTATGGGATGATTTACTTGATAGAAAAGTAATCAGTCAAGATGAATACAAGCAAGCTTTTGATGACAGGACAGAAGCTGACAAAGCGATTGAAGAATTGCGCAGAAAAAGAAAAGGATAG